One segment of Brassica napus cultivar Da-Ae chromosome C3, Da-Ae, whole genome shotgun sequence DNA contains the following:
- the LOC106385156 gene encoding DNA repair protein RAD51 homolog 1, translated as MTTMEQRRNQNTVQQQDDEETQHGPFPVEQLQAAGIASVDVKKLRDAGLCTVEGVAYTPRKDLLQIKGISDAKVDKIVEAASKLVPLGFTSASQLHAQRQEIIQITSGSRELDKVLEGGIETGSITELYGEFRSGKTQLCHTLCVTCQLPMDQGGGEGKAMYIDAEGTFRPQRLLQIADRFGLNGADVLENVAYARAYNTDHQSRLLLEAASMMVETRFALMIVDSATALYRTDFSGRGELSARQMHLAKFLRSLQKLADEFGVAVVITNQVVAQVDGSALFAGPQFKPIGGNIMAHATTTRLALRKGRAEERICKVISSPCLPEAEARFQISTEGVTDCKD; from the exons ATGACGACAATGGAGCAGCGTAGAAACCAAAACACTGTTCAGCAACAAGACGATGAAGAGACCCAGCACGGCCCTTTCCCCGTCGAACAGCTTCAG GCGGCAGGTATAGCTTCTGTTGATGTGAAGAAGCTTAGGGACGCTGGTCTCTGCACTGTTGAAGGTGTTGCATATACTCCGAGGAAAGATCTCTTGCAGATTAAAGGAATCAGTGATGCTAAAGTTGACAAAATCGTTGAAGCAG CTTCGAAGCTGGTTCCTCTGGGTTTCACTAGTGCTAGCCAGCTCCATGCCCAGAGACAGGAGATCATTCAGATTACATCTGGATCCCGGGAGCTCGACAAAGTACTTGAAG GAGGAATTGAAACCGGATCCATCACTGAGTTGTATGGTGAGTTCCGCTCTGGGAAGACTCAGTTGTGCCATACACTGTGTGTAACTTGCCAA CTTCCCATGGATCAAGGAGGTGGAGAGGGAAAGGCGATGTACATTGATGCCGAGGGAACATTCAGGCCGCAAAGACTATTACAGATAGCTGACAG GTTTGGACTTAATGGAGCTGATGTTCTTGAAAACGTTGCTTATGCGAGGGCGTATAATACTGACCATCAGTCAAGGCTTCTGCTTGAAGCAGCATCTATGATGGTTGAAACAAG GTTTGCTCTCATGATTGTGGATAGTGCTACCGCTCTCTACAGGACAGATTTCTCTGGAAGGGGAGAGCTTTCGGCTCGACAAATGCATCTTGCAAAgttcttgagaagtcttcagaAATTAGCAGATGAG TTTGGTGTGGCTGTTGTTATAACGAACCAAGTAGTTGCGCAAGTAGATGGTTCTGCTCTTTTTGCTGGTCCACAGTTTAAGCCGATTGGTGGGAATATCATGGCTCATGCCACCACAACAAG GCTGGCATTGAGGAAAGGAAGAGCAGAGGAGAGAATCTGCAAAGTGATAAGCTCGCCATGCTTGCCTGAAGCAGAAGCTCGATTTCAAATATCTACAGAAGGTGTAACAGATTGCAAGGACTGA
- the LOC106386396 gene encoding auxin-responsive protein SAUR76-like: MAKGGNKLMKLKSVLKKLNSFNIKPNQPPAPANHGRSSALSAFPSEERHTVYVGSTRRLYHVSSDVVSHPLFQQLAAVDGGCGGEDGSIAVSCEVVLFEHMLWMLENADADESGLESVHELVEFYSC, translated from the coding sequence atggCGAAAGGAGGTAACAAACTGATGAAGCTGAAATCAGTTTTGAAGAAGCTAAACTCCTTCAACATCAAACCAAACCAGCCACCGGCTCCGGCCAATCACGGTCGATCCTCCGCTTTGAGTGCATTTCCCTCAGAAGAACGTCACACTGTCTACGTCGGCAGTACACGGCGTCTGTACCACGTGAGCTCTGACGTAGTGAGCCATCCCCTCTTCCAGCAGCTAGCGGCGGTTGATGGTGGGTGCGGCGGCGAGGACGGTTCGATCGCCGTGTCGTGCGAGGTTGTCTTGTTCGAGCATATGCTTTGGATGCTTGAGAACGCCGACGCTGACGAGTCAGGCCTGGAGTCGGTCCACGAACTCGTCGAGTTCTACTCCTGCTAA
- the LOC106385157 gene encoding pectinesterase inhibitor 3-like has translation MAPPQKLFLAAIFAAVIVATTTGDGSNNAAGEDIVHSSCMHASYPSLCIRTLSTYSGPTITNRRELAQAAVKISLSHAKAAAKKLAAVRETVGKKREKPAVVDCVEMIGDSVDELSRTLGALKHLRISGGSVNEFRWQMSNAQTWASAALTDDDTCLDGFQGIDGEIKSEVKEWMTKVARVTSNALYMINQLDDKRGKPHVVRP, from the coding sequence ATGGCTCCTCCACAGAAGCTCTTTCTCGCCGCCATTTTCGCCGCTGTCATTGTAGCCACCACCACCGGAGATGGATCTAATAATGCTGCTGGAGAAGATATTGTACATTCCTCTTGCATGCACGCTAGCTATCCATCGCTATGCATCCGTACGCTGTCTACTTACTCCGGTCCGACCATCACAAACCGTCGTGAGCTAGCTCAAGCCGCCGTTAAAATAAGTCTCTCCCACGCTAAAGCCGCTGCGAAAAAACTCGCGGCGGTGCGAGAAACCGTGGGGAAGAAACGGGAGAAACCGGCGGTTGTGGACTGCGTGGAGATGATTGGAGACTCGGTGGACGAGCTGAGCCGCACGCTAGGCGCTTTGAAGCATCTCCGCATCTCGGGTGGTTCGGTGAACGAGTTCAGGTGGCAGATGAGCAACGCGCAGACGTGGGCGAGTGCTGCGTTGACTGATGACGACACGTGTCTCGATGGGTTTCAAGGGATCGACGGTGAGATCAAGTCGGAGGTGAAGGAGTGGATGACGAAAGTGGCGAGGGTTACGAGCAACGCGCTTTACATGATCAACCAGCTAGATGATAAACGTGGCAAGCCCCACGTCGTACGTCCTTGA
- the LOC125584151 gene encoding uncharacterized protein LOC125584151, which translates to MATLDSPLEALAFQYASFGVLGVVNNVWTWIAVVTAAVSFWRMKVTTIGDNDGHGCSLLEDATTSKAEQESDHQEPQKMAGPVEEAEAPPVNETDVNWEPLMCDDGVTKGTKLTMYYEVDVDHEERCVDGEGGLPTVNYGGGFGNSGEWWERWERVVKMRNGDDVWYRYVDLTVIDGSVVRLWDDDKRNP; encoded by the coding sequence ATGGCGACTTTGGATTCTCCACTAGAGGCGCTGGCTTTCCAGTACGCTAGCTTCGGTGTTCTCGGCGTCGTCAACAACGTCTGGACATGGATCGCTGTCGTGACGGCTGCTGTCAGCTTCTGGAGGATGAAAGTCACTACCATCGGAGACAACGATGGTCATGGGTGTAGCTTGTTGGAGGATGCAACCACCTCGAAAGCTGAACAAGAATCCGATCATCAAGAACCGCAAAAAATGGCTGGTCCGGTGGAGGAAGCGGAGGCGCCTCCAGTGAATGAAACGGATGTTAATTGGGAGCCGTTGATGTGCGATGACGGCGTGACGAAAGGGACGAAGCTGACGATGTACTACGAGGTAGACGTTGATCACGAAGAGCGGTGTGTTGATGGAGAGGGAGGGTTACCGACAGTTAACTATGGAGGTGGGTTTGGTAATAGCGGAGAGTGGTGGGAGAGATGGGAAAGAGTTGTGAAGATGAGAAATGGTGATGACGTTTGGTACCGTTACGTGGACTTGACGGTGATAGACGGAAGTGTCGTGAGGTTATGGGATGATGACAAACGGAATCCGTAA
- the LOC106386988 gene encoding phosphoinositide phosphatase SAC4 — protein sequence MTTSSSSMENGGGSSSSGSSSLHGCMQEFKLFQTHSNFYMIGWNGSGVHRVLKIDRLDASELNVSEDSTAYTKKECYELLKRIHEGNKATGGLKRVAVCYGIIGFIKFLGPYYMLVITERREIGEICGHRVYEVSKSEMISLQHSSVLSNIANSRDENRYKRLLSMVDLTKDFFFSYSYNIMRSFQKNVCDHESGGTLYKKMFVWNEFLTRGIRHHLRNTVWTVALVYGFFKQTTLSEAGRNFKLTLIARRSRHNAGTRYLKRGINESGNVANDVETEQIVSEDVPEDSPMQISSVVQNRGSIPLFWSQETSRMILKPDIVLSKRDLNYEATRLHFENLVERYGIPIIILNLIKTKERRPRESILRAEFANAIDFINKDLPEENRIRFLHWDLHKHFQSKTANVLALLGKVAACALMLTGFFYYQVTPAMKLDGGMSLSSSDADMSTHNSSDDDSGEYDSLEKNLPPSKNVANGDYDKPGMLQRGVLRTNCIDCLDRTNVAQYAYGWAALGQQLHALGIRDVPTIELDDRLSSALMGLYERMGDTLAYQYGGSAAHNKVFSERRGQWRAATQSQEFLRTLQRYYNNAYMDADKQDAINIFLGTFQPENGRQAIWELRSDFRSNGQNGEISIEEDERFLVKRCLSDGNILHESRTPMSAMSSKHESISHKGFVSSRQVNHVTSESSPDMPAAGDVSLSRCTPSMPSTHFFGDAKKIQHNGSSSYYLSEQEDMSSVSNFVDVEWLSSSENLCENDQLYRPSPLTSYSTAEVSSSENIISEVKQSTPAISENGSSSRKGKEPMEGEPSTKIYDDFTDSFKQWVAYGEALCH from the exons ATGACGACTTCATCCTCATCAATGGAGAATGGAGGAGGCTCATCCTCCTCTGGATCATCTTCCCTTCATGGCTGTATGCAAGAGTTCAAGCTCTTCCAGACTCATTCC aatttCTATATGATTGGTTGGAATGGTAGTGGAGTCCATAGAGTACTCAAGATAGACCGTCTTGATGCGTCTGAGCTTAATGTCAGTGAGGACTCTACTGCTTATACCAAAAAAGAGTGCTACGAGTTGCTAAAGCGGATACACGAAGGAAACAAGGCCACAGGCGGACTGAAACGTGTTGCTGTCTGTTATGGCATCATTG GATTCATTAAGTTTTTGGGACCATATTACATGCTGGTTATTACTGAAAGAAGAGAGATCGGTGAAATTTGTGGTCACCGGGTGTATGAAGTGTCAAAGAGTGAGATGATTTCATTGCAGCATTCTAGCGTGCTTTCAAACATTGCAAATTCAAGAGACGAGAACAg GTACAAGAGGCTGCTGAGTATGGTGGACCTTACGAAAGACTTCTTTTTCAGCTATTCTTACAATATAATGCGAAGTTTCCAGAAGAATGTGTGCGACCATGAGAGTGGTGGTACTCTCTATAAGAAAATGTTTGTGTGGAACGAGTTCTTGACTCGGGGAATTCGACATCATCTTCGGAATACCGTGTGGACTGTAGCATTGGTGTATGGTTTCTTTAAGCAG ACAACTCTTTCTGAAGCTGGACGGAATTTCAAACTCACTCTTATTGCTAGGCGTTCCCGCCATAACGCTGGAACCAG GTACTTGAAACGAGGAATAAACGAAAGTGGCAATGTCGCTAATGATGTCGAAACAGAGCAGATAGTGTCTGAGGACGTTCCTGAAGACAGCCCCATGCAAATAAGTTCTGTTGTGCAGAACCGTGGCTCAATTCCTCTGTTCTGGTCACAGGAAACCTCACGGATGATTCTTAAACCGGATATTGTAT TGTCAAAAAGGGACCTGAACTATGAGGCAACTAGACTTCACTTTGAAAACCTTGTGGAGCGATATGGAATCCCCATCATTATTCTGAACTTGATCAAG ACAAAAGAGAGGAGACCCAGGGAGTCGATTCTCCGGGCAGAGTTTGCCAATGCAATTGACTTTATAAACAAAGATCTGCCTGAAGAAAATCGTATAAGATTCCTTCATTGGGACTTGCACAAACATTTCCAGAg CAAAACAGCAAATGTCTTGGCACTTCTTGGCAAAGTGGCTGCATGTGCTTTGATGCTAACAGGTTTCTTTTATTATCAAGTTACCCCAGCAATGAAGCTCGATGGTGGTATGAGCTTGTCTTCTTCTGA TGCCGACATGTCTACACATAATAGCTCTGATGATGATAGTGGGGAATATGATTCCCTAGAGAAGAATCTTCCCCCAAGTAAGAATGTTGCTAATGGCGATTATGATAAGCCTGGCATGCTTCAGAGGGGCGTGCTGAGGACCAATTGCATAGATTGTCTTGATCGTACAAATGTTGCTCAATATGCATATGGTTGGGCTGCTCTAGGACAGCAGCTCCATGCTCTGGGAATTAGAGATGTTCCAACAATAGAACTTGATGATCGTTTGTCTAGTGCTTTAATGGGGTTATATGAAAGAATGGGAGATACGCTAGCTTACCAATATGGTGGATCTGCTGCCCACAATAAG GTTTTCAGTGAGAGAAGAGGCCAGTGGAGAGCAGCAACCCAGTCACAAGAGTTCTTGAGAACCCTGCAACGTTATTATAATAATGCATATATGGATGCGGATAAACAAGACGCCATTAATAT ATTTCTTGGTACATTCCAGCCTGAAAACGGGAGGCAGGCGATTTGGGAGTTGCGTTCGGATTTCCGCTCTAATGGACAAAATGGAGAGATAAGCATAGAGGAAGATGAAAG GTTTCTTGTGAAGAGGTGCTTATCGGATGGTAATATTCTGCATGAAAGTCGCACACCGATGTCCGCAATGAGTAGCAAGCATGAAAGCATATCACATAAAGGCTTCGTGTCTTCACGCCAAGTGAATCATGTAACTTCAGAGTCATCACCAGATATGCCAGCTGCTGGGGATGTATCATTATCGAG GTGTACTCCGTCAATGCCTAGCACACATTTTTTTGGAGATGCGAAGAAGATTCAACATAATGGTAGTAGCTCCTATTACTTGTCCGAGCAGGAAGACATGTCTAGTGTCTCAAATTTTGTTGATGTCGAGTGGCTTTCCTCTTCGGAAAATCTATGCGAAAACGATCAGTTGTACAG GCCGTCACCGCTCACAAGCTATTCAACCGCGGAAGTGTCATCATCAGAGAATATCATCAGTGAAGTAAAACAGTCAACGCCTGCTATAAGCGAGAACGGATCAAGCAGCAGGAAG GGAAAAGAACCTATGGAAGGCGAACCATCCACAAAGATTTACGATGATTTTACTGATAGCTTCAAACAATGGGTAGCATACGGAGAAGCCCTCTGCCATTGA
- the LOC106386273 gene encoding auxin-responsive protein SAUR50-like: MDENNEAKLTGIRQVVRLKEILQKWQTVTIGSKSDVPPLAAGKQAAAMISPAINKRLLAVKNCDSDEENCQSPEPPVDVPRGYLAVYVGPELRRFIIPTSYLGHSLFKVLLEKAEEEFGFDQSGALTIPCEVETFKFLVKCMENNSKDHHPDDGSAGDAVAAMEECTQIK, from the exons ATGGATGAAAATAATGAGGCAAAGTTAACCGGAATCAGGCAAGTCGTAAGGCTTAAGGAGATTTTGCAGAAATGGCAAACCGTAACTATAGGGTCCAAGTCAGATGTTCCACCATTGGCAGCTGGAAAGCAAGCGGCGGCAATGATTTCACCGGCGATCAACAAGAGGCTATTAGCTGTCAAGAACTGTGACTCGGATGAGGAAAATTGCCAAAGCCCTGAGCCTCCGGTTGATGTTCCCAGAGGGTATCTTGCGGTTTATGTTGGACCCGAGCTAAGGAGGTTTATCATACCAACAAGCTATCTCGGCCACTCTTTGTTCAAGGTGTTGCTCGAAAAGGCAGAGGAAGAGTTTGGGTTTGATCAGAGTGGCGCCCTCACCATACCTTGCGAGGTCGAGACTTTCAAGTTCTTGGTTAAATGCATGGAGAACAATTCTAAAGATCATCACCCGGACGATGGTTCTG CTGGAGATGCAGTAGCAGCAATGGAAGAGTGTACACAAATCAAGTGA
- the LOC106386990 gene encoding sucrose synthase 1 gives MVNGVLTRVHSQRERLNETLVAQRNEVLALLSRVEAKGKGILQQNQIIAEFEALPEETQKKIEGGAFFDLLKTTQEAIVLPPWVALAVRPRPGVWEYIRVNLHALVVEELQPAEFLHFKEELVDGVKNGNFTLELDFEPFNASVPRPTLPKYIGDGVEFLNRHLSAKLFHEKDSLLPLLKFLQLHSHQGKTLMLNEKIQNLNTLQHILRKAEEYLAELSPETPYEDFEAKFEEIGLERGWGNNAERVLDMLRLLLDLLEAPDPCTLETFLGRIPMVFNVVILSPHGYFAQDNVLGYPDTGGQVVYILDQVRALETEMLQRIKQQGLNFTPRILILTRLLPDAVGTTCGERLERVDGSEYCDILRVPFRTEKGIVRKWISRFEVWPYLETYTEDAAVELAKELKGKPDLIIGNYSDGNLVASLLAHKLGVTQCTIAHALEKTKYPDSDIYWKKLDDKYHFSCQFTADLFAMNHTDFIITSTLQEIAGSKDTVGQYESHTAFTLPGLYRVVHGIDVFDPKFNIVSPGADMSIYFPYTEEKRRLTKFHPEIEELLYSDVENQEHLCVLKDKKKPILFTMARLDRVKNLSGLVEWYGKNKRLRELVNLVVVGGDRRKESKDNEEKAEMKKIYDLIDEYKLNGQFRWISSQMNRVRNGELYRYICDTKGAFVQPALYEAFGLTVVEAMTCGLPTFATCKGGPAEIIVHGKSGFHIDPYHGEQAADTLADFFTKCKEDPSHWDEISKGGLQRIEEKYTWQIYSQRLLTLTGVYGFWKHVSNLDRLESRRYLEMFYALKYRPLAKAVPLAEEE, from the exons ATGGTGAACGGTGTGTTAACGCGCGTCCACAGCCAGCGTGAGCGTTTGAATGAAACGCTCGTTGCTCAAAGAAACGAAGTCCTTGCCTTGCTTTCCAG GGttgaagccaaaggtaaaggcaTCCTGCAACAAAACCAGATCATTGCTGAATTCGAGGCTTTGCCTGAAGAAACCCAGAAGAAGATTGAAGGTGGTGCTTTCTTCGACCTTCTCAAAACCACTCAG GAAGCAATAGTGTTGCCACCATGGGTAGCTCTTGCTGTGAGGCCAAGGCCTGGTGTGTGGGAATACATAAGAGTCAATCTCCATGCTCTTGTTGTTGAGGAGCTTCAACCTGCTGAGTTTCTTCATTTCAAAGAAGAACTTGTTGATGGAGT TAAGAATGGAAATTTCACACTAGAGCTTGATTTTGAGCCATTCAACGCGTCTGTCCCTCGCCCAACGCTCCCCAAGTACATTGGAGACGGTGTTGAGTTCCTTAACCGTCACCTCTCTGCTAAGCTCTTCCATGAAAAAGACAGTTTGCTTCCATTGCTTAAGTTCCTTCAACTTCACAGCCACCAGGGAAAG ACCCTCATGTTGAACGAGAAAATTCAAAACCTCAACACTCTTCAACACATCTTGAGGAAAGCTGAGGAGTATCTAGCCGAGCTTTCACCCGAAACGCCTTACGAAGACTTTGAGGCCAAGTTTGAGGAGATTGGTCTTGAGAGGGGATGGGGAAACAACGCCGAGCGTGTCCTTGACATGCTCCGTCTTCTTTTGGACCTTCTTGAGGCCCCTGACCCTTGCACTCTTGAGACCTTTCTCGGAAGAATCCCAATGGTGTTCAACGTTGTGATCCTCTCTCCGCATGGCTACTTTGCTCAGGACAATGTCCTTGGTTACCCTGACACTGGTGGTCAGGTTGTTTACATTCTGGATCAAGTCCGTGCCTTGGAGACAGAGATGCTGCAACGTATTAAGCAGCAAGGACTCAACTTTACTCCAAGAATCCTCATT CTCACTAGACTTCTCCCTGATGCGGTGGGAACCACATGTGGTGAGCGTCTTGAGAGAGTTGATGGATCTGAGTATTGTGATATTCTCCGTGTGCCCTTCAGAACAGAGAAGGGTATAGTTCGCAAATGGATCTCGAGATTCGAAGTCTGGCCATATCTTGAGACTTACACCGAGGATGCTGCCGTTGAGCTTGCCAAAGAGTTGAAGGGGAAGCCTGACCTTATCATTGGGAACTACAGTGATGGAAACCTCGTTGCCTCTTTGTTGGCACACAAACTTGGTGTCACTCAG TGCACCATTGCTCACGCTCTGGAGAAGACAAAGTACCCTGATTCAGATATCTACTGGAAGAAGCTTGACGACAAGTACCATTTCTCATGCCAGTTCACTGCGGATTTATTTGCAATGAACCACACTGACTTCATCATCACCAGTACTCTCCAAGAAATTGCTGGAAG CAAGGACACTGTTGGACAGTACGAGAGCCACACAGCCTTCACTCTTCCAGGATTGTACCGTGTTGTTCACGGAATCGATGTGTTTGATCCCAAGTTCAACATTGTCTCCCCTGGTGCTGATATGAGCATCTACTTCCCTTACACAGAGGAGAAGCGAAGGTTGACTAAGTTCCACCCTGAGATCGAGGAGCTACTCTACAGCGATGTTGAGAACCAAGAGCACTT ATGTGTGCTCAAGGACAAGAAGAAGCCCATCCTCTTCACGATGGCTAGACTAGACCGCGTCAAGAACCTATCAGGTCTGGTTGAGTGGTACGGGAAGAACAAACGCCTCCGCGAGCTTGTTAACTTGGTGGTTGTTGGAGGAGACAGGAGGAAAGAATCCAAAGACAACGAAGAGAAGGCTGAGATGAAGAAAATATATGACCTCATTGATGAGTACAAGCTGAATGGTCAGTTCAGGTGGATCTCTTCCCAGATGAACAGGGTTAGGAACGGTGAGCTCTACCGTTACATCTGCGACACCAAGGGAGCCTTTGTGCAGCCTGCGTTGTATGAAGCCTTTGGTCTGACTGTTGTGGAGGCTATGACCTGTGGTTTACCGACTTTCGCCACTTGCAAAGGTGGTCCAGCTGAGATCATTGTGCACGGCAAGTCAGGCTTCCACATTGACCCGTACCATGGTGAGCAGGCTGCTGATACTCTTGCTGACTTCTTCACTAAGTGTAAGGAGGATCCGTCTCACTGGGATGAGATCTCTAAGGGAGGGCTTCAGAGGATTGAGGAGAAGTATACATGGCAGATTTACTCACAGAGGCTTCTGACGTTGACTGGTGTGTATGGGTTCTGGAAGCATGTTTCGAACCTTGACCGTCTTGAGAGCCGCCGCTACCTTGAGATGTTCTATGCGCTGAAGTATCGCCCACTG GCTAAGGCTGTTCCTCTTGCTGAGGAGGAATGA